From the genome of Deinococcus aerius, one region includes:
- the ilvN gene encoding acetolactate synthase small subunit gives MTAPFDPAPKDHLVSAIVRDEPRVLTRITSLFGRRGYNIRSLSVGSTEHPGLSRMTFVVTGDRGVVEQAMRQLEKLHDVVKIIDHSLEKFVDRELVLVKVAITPESRVEVRQIAEDFRARIVDVGRHALTFEVTGDEGKITAFIEQMRSFGILETMRTGRVALTRGSNADIPSHVYHEGETEALRPVVESAEPREEKARGVPNLF, from the coding sequence ATGACGGCCCCCTTTGACCCCGCCCCCAAAGATCACCTCGTCTCCGCCATCGTGCGCGACGAGCCGCGCGTCCTGACCCGCATCACCTCCCTCTTCGGGCGGCGCGGGTACAACATTCGGAGCCTCAGCGTCGGCTCGACCGAACACCCCGGCCTCAGCCGCATGACCTTCGTGGTGACCGGCGACCGCGGTGTGGTCGAGCAGGCCATGCGACAGCTTGAGAAGCTGCACGACGTGGTCAAGATCATCGACCACAGCCTGGAGAAGTTCGTGGACCGCGAACTCGTCCTCGTGAAGGTCGCCATCACGCCCGAGAGCCGGGTGGAGGTGCGCCAGATCGCCGAGGACTTCCGCGCCCGCATCGTGGACGTGGGCCGTCACGCGCTCACCTTCGAGGTGACGGGCGACGAGGGCAAGATCACCGCCTTTATCGAGCAGATGCGATCCTTCGGGATTCTGGAGACGATGCGGACGGGGCGGGTGGCGCTGACGCGCGGCTCGAACGCGGATATTCCTAGCCACGTCTACCACGAGGGGGAGACCGAGGCGCTGAGGCCGGTGGTGGAGAGCGCCGAGCCGAGGGAGGAGAAGGCGCGGGGGGTGCCGAATCTGTTCTAG